A portion of the Nitrospira defluvii genome contains these proteins:
- a CDS encoding M48 family metallopeptidase — translation MACERHQSTRWQPGASSRGQWFLLCIVIMLATTGCQSNPYTGRWQLMMMPMSQEVQMGAQAYAEVKSDPNMKASTDPREIEPVKRVAARVIEAAKRSKYSEMANQFEWEVTVIKDDKTMNAFALPGGKIAVYTGIFPVAKTESGLAAVMGHEVVHALARHGGERMSQNTLAQTTLQAIGIALGVSGANPVVSQAGMAALGLGAQVGVLLPFSRKHESEADYVGVLLAADAGYDPREAIHLWQRMGELSGGKSPSEFMSTHPSHETRIQQLEEWMAEAMPIYQSKPPAPNSELPALR, via the coding sequence ATGGCATGTGAACGGCATCAGAGTACTCGGTGGCAACCCGGAGCATCATCCAGGGGGCAGTGGTTCCTGCTCTGCATCGTGATTATGCTGGCGACGACGGGCTGCCAAAGCAATCCGTACACCGGACGATGGCAGCTCATGATGATGCCGATGTCGCAGGAAGTGCAGATGGGGGCGCAGGCCTATGCCGAGGTCAAGAGCGACCCTAACATGAAGGCGTCGACCGATCCGCGTGAGATTGAGCCAGTCAAGCGGGTGGCCGCGCGAGTGATCGAGGCCGCCAAACGATCCAAATACAGTGAGATGGCCAACCAGTTTGAATGGGAAGTGACGGTCATCAAGGATGACAAGACCATGAACGCGTTCGCCCTGCCGGGTGGAAAAATCGCCGTCTATACCGGCATTTTTCCGGTCGCGAAGACGGAGTCGGGACTCGCGGCGGTGATGGGCCATGAAGTCGTGCATGCGTTGGCTCGCCATGGCGGAGAGCGCATGAGTCAGAACACGTTGGCGCAGACCACGCTGCAAGCGATCGGGATTGCGCTTGGGGTGAGTGGGGCCAATCCGGTTGTCTCCCAAGCGGGGATGGCGGCCTTGGGTCTGGGAGCTCAGGTCGGGGTGTTGCTCCCGTTCAGTCGGAAACACGAGTCGGAGGCGGACTACGTGGGCGTATTACTGGCGGCGGATGCCGGTTACGACCCGCGTGAGGCCATTCATTTGTGGCAGAGAATGGGTGAGTTGTCCGGAGGGAAATCTCCGTCGGAATTCATGTCCACTCACCCCAGCCACGAAACCAGAATTCAGCAGCTTGAAGAATGGATGGCCGAAGCCATGCCGATTTACCAGTCCAAGCCGCCTGCACCGAACAGT
- the rnhC gene encoding ribonuclease HIII translates to MPATTTLSSLNRIGIDESGKGDYFGPLVIAAVFVTPASEQDLALMQVRDSKKIADGRILEMAPDIRLLCPHSIVAIGPQRYNELYAKIKNLNRLLAWGHARALENLLQQVDCELAIADQFGDERLILTALQEKGKQIRLVQRTKAESDLAVAAASILARADFLLRLQRLSQEVNTTLPKGASASVELAGRMVVKKYGRDRLGTVAKLHFKTTQQVLAEA, encoded by the coding sequence GTGCCGGCCACCACGACGCTCTCATCACTCAACCGCATCGGGATCGACGAGTCCGGCAAGGGAGACTACTTCGGACCACTGGTGATTGCTGCCGTTTTCGTCACGCCGGCGTCAGAGCAGGACCTGGCCCTCATGCAGGTGCGAGACAGCAAAAAAATCGCGGACGGACGGATTTTGGAAATGGCGCCCGACATCCGGCTGCTCTGTCCGCACAGCATCGTCGCCATTGGGCCACAACGGTACAACGAGCTCTACGCCAAAATCAAAAACTTGAATCGTCTCCTGGCCTGGGGCCACGCACGAGCACTCGAAAATTTGCTCCAGCAGGTCGACTGCGAACTCGCCATCGCCGATCAGTTCGGCGACGAACGGTTGATTCTTACCGCGCTGCAGGAGAAAGGAAAACAGATACGGCTGGTCCAACGGACGAAAGCGGAGTCGGATTTGGCGGTCGCGGCAGCGTCGATTCTCGCCCGTGCGGATTTTTTGTTGAGACTACAGCGACTGTCACAGGAAGTGAACACGACGCTGCCGAAAGGCGCATCAGCATCAGTGGAGCTGGCGGGACGCATGGTCGTGAAGAAATACGGACGCGACCGATTGGGAACTGTCGCGAAACTGCACTTCAAAACCACACAACAGGTGCTGGCTGAGGCCTAG
- a CDS encoding zinc ribbon domain-containing protein, with protein MNLQLSPLIELQKLDLRIADLKEQRRRIPERLEASQAPVREVKQVLQEASTSVDALNKERRSHEKDLEAHEDRIGKMKDRAAQLKTNQEYQAHLFEVELANKKRGEFEEKILLVMEQIEQTQRTITAAQAQLKESEALFIKEKAVWDEKDRVLAAELAELESKQAQSAGQVEKALFARYKKLKAMRKEPALVLVKDGICVGCRLQLPPQLVSQVKRGEDVHTCPYCYRMLYWEGEPGLAEKPPLAQDQAKDLEVGESV; from the coding sequence GTGAATTTACAGCTTTCTCCCCTCATTGAACTGCAGAAGCTCGACCTCCGCATTGCTGATTTAAAAGAACAGCGGCGAAGAATACCGGAACGTCTTGAGGCGAGCCAGGCTCCGGTTCGCGAAGTGAAGCAGGTGTTGCAAGAGGCTTCAACGTCGGTCGACGCGTTGAACAAGGAGCGCCGCAGCCACGAGAAGGACCTTGAGGCGCATGAAGACCGGATCGGCAAAATGAAGGACCGTGCCGCTCAGTTGAAGACCAATCAGGAGTATCAGGCGCATCTCTTCGAAGTGGAGTTGGCGAATAAGAAGCGGGGTGAGTTCGAGGAGAAGATCTTGCTGGTGATGGAGCAGATCGAGCAGACGCAACGGACCATCACCGCGGCCCAGGCACAGCTGAAAGAGTCGGAGGCGCTCTTCATCAAGGAGAAGGCTGTGTGGGACGAGAAGGATCGCGTGCTTGCAGCTGAACTGGCCGAATTGGAGTCGAAGCAGGCGCAGTCGGCGGGGCAGGTTGAGAAAGCGCTTTTCGCGCGGTACAAGAAGCTGAAGGCCATGCGAAAGGAGCCGGCCCTGGTGCTGGTCAAGGACGGCATCTGCGTCGGGTGTCGGTTGCAATTGCCCCCGCAGCTCGTGTCTCAGGTGAAGCGTGGAGAAGACGTGCATACTTGCCCATATTGCTACAGGATGTTGTATTGGGAAGGCGAACCTGGGCTTGCGGAGAAGCCGCCCTTGGCGCAGGACCAGGCTAAAGATCTTGAAGTCGGTGAATCCGTCTAG